Proteins from a genomic interval of Rhizobium sp. SL42:
- a CDS encoding amino acid ABC transporter permease, which translates to MTGFFQPYIEYGGEWLPLLFDAMTKTALLSISAFVLALVFGLVLWLCQGSRVPALRHFASLYVTVARGVPLLAVLFLLYFGLPGVGITFDAFTAAMLGLALCFAAQVAEVFRAGMLAIPKGQREAALAVGFTPRQCFTFIILPQVVRVVLSPLIVTFVSLLKDSSLASLITVDELVLTGRAMATEYFLPLQIYCAVGLCYFLIAWPFSLLSRRLAVR; encoded by the coding sequence ATGACCGGCTTCTTCCAGCCTTATATCGAGTATGGCGGCGAGTGGTTGCCCTTGCTTTTCGACGCAATGACGAAGACGGCACTCCTGTCGATCTCGGCCTTCGTCCTGGCTCTGGTTTTCGGACTTGTCCTCTGGCTATGCCAAGGGTCTCGTGTGCCAGCGCTGAGGCATTTCGCGAGCCTCTACGTGACGGTCGCGCGTGGCGTGCCGCTTCTTGCCGTGCTCTTTCTTCTCTACTTCGGGCTTCCCGGGGTCGGCATAACCTTCGATGCCTTTACCGCTGCCATGCTGGGCCTTGCCCTTTGCTTCGCGGCGCAGGTGGCGGAAGTGTTTCGCGCCGGCATGCTGGCGATCCCGAAGGGACAGCGGGAGGCGGCACTGGCCGTCGGTTTCACGCCCCGCCAGTGTTTCACCTTCATCATCCTGCCCCAGGTTGTGCGGGTGGTCTTGTCGCCCCTGATCGTCACTTTCGTTTCGCTGCTCAAAGACAGCTCGCTCGCTTCGTTGATCACGGTCGATGAACTGGTGTTGACCGGGCGGGCGATGGCAACGGAATACTTCCTGCCTCTTCAGATCTATTGCGCCGTCGGGCTCTGTTATTTCCTCATTGCCTGGCCGTTTTCCCTGCTCTCACGGCGTCTCGCCGTTCGATGA
- a CDS encoding amino acid ABC transporter permease, with product MTGLDTFLTILQGLARGAGITIVVTLSALTFGLSLGFILALARQFSRSRILSGLIDAYVEFFRNVPALSHLFILYFGLAGLGFRLSSIGAAILGLGLIGAAVTCDIFRSGFKSLPAGQTEAALAAGFTPLQTIFTILTPQAMRIALPSLGNFAVQLLKDTSVVSAIAAPEIMFYARSMVTSSFQTTLIYATAAGLYLVMSLPLMQVTRALENRYGRVK from the coding sequence ATGACCGGTCTGGACACATTCCTCACCATCCTGCAGGGCCTCGCGCGTGGTGCCGGCATCACCATTGTCGTCACACTGTCGGCGCTGACATTCGGTCTATCGCTCGGGTTTATCCTGGCGCTCGCCCGGCAGTTTTCTCGCTCGAGGATTCTCTCTGGTCTGATCGATGCCTATGTGGAGTTCTTCCGCAACGTTCCGGCGCTGTCGCATCTGTTCATCCTGTATTTCGGGCTGGCGGGGCTTGGCTTCCGCCTCTCTTCGATCGGCGCGGCAATCTTGGGTCTCGGGCTGATCGGGGCAGCGGTCACCTGCGACATCTTTCGCTCAGGTTTCAAGTCGCTTCCTGCCGGACAGACGGAAGCCGCACTCGCTGCCGGTTTTACGCCGCTTCAGACGATCTTCACCATCCTCACGCCGCAGGCAATGCGCATCGCCCTGCCATCGCTCGGCAATTTTGCGGTTCAGCTCTTGAAGGATACGTCGGTGGTGTCCGCCATCGCCGCACCTGAAATCATGTTCTATGCCCGCTCCATGGTGACCTCGTCCTTCCAGACAACGCTGATCTACGCCACGGCCGCCGGTCTTTACCTCGTCATGAGCCTGCCGCTGATGCAGGTCACGAGGGCGCTCGAAAATCGCTACGGGAGAGTGAAATGA
- a CDS encoding amino acid ABC transporter ATP-binding protein — MSVLLSVTGLRKSYGPVDVLKGIDFNVKAGEKIALIGPSGSGKSTCLRCLNFLEKPSAGDIRLDGERVGVRPIGRDGREHVMSDRQLAPQRAQMGMVFQLFHLWPHLSVLENVAIAARKVRRLSSAEARELAMEMLAKAHMSHRASASPLELSGGQQQRVAIARALAQKPKLMLFDEPTSALDPELVHEVLKVIEELASEGRTMLLVTHEIAFARDVADRVMFLDGGVIVEEGAARDVISSPREPRTQAFLKQIRH; from the coding sequence ATGTCGGTACTGTTGAGCGTGACAGGACTGCGGAAGAGCTATGGCCCGGTGGACGTCCTGAAAGGCATCGATTTCAATGTAAAGGCGGGCGAAAAGATTGCGCTGATCGGTCCTTCGGGCTCGGGCAAATCCACCTGCCTGCGTTGCCTGAACTTTCTTGAAAAACCGTCTGCCGGCGACATCAGGCTCGACGGTGAACGCGTCGGCGTCCGACCAATCGGGCGAGATGGGCGTGAGCACGTCATGAGCGACCGGCAACTCGCACCTCAGCGGGCGCAGATGGGCATGGTGTTCCAGCTCTTTCATCTCTGGCCGCATCTGTCGGTTCTGGAAAACGTCGCCATTGCGGCCCGCAAGGTGCGACGGCTTTCGTCTGCTGAAGCCCGAGAACTTGCCATGGAGATGCTCGCCAAGGCGCACATGTCGCATCGAGCCAGTGCATCGCCGCTCGAGCTGTCCGGTGGACAGCAGCAGCGCGTCGCCATCGCCCGTGCCCTGGCGCAGAAACCCAAGCTGATGCTTTTTGACGAGCCGACCTCGGCTCTCGACCCTGAACTGGTGCACGAGGTGCTGAAGGTCATCGAGGAACTGGCAAGCGAAGGGCGGACAATGCTGCTCGTTACCCACGAAATCGCATTTGCACGTGACGTCGCCGATCGGGTGATGTTCCTCGATGGTGGCGTGATTGTCGAGGAGGGCGCGGCGCGCGATGTGATCAGCTCGCCTCGGGAGCCGCGCACACAAGCCTTTCTCAAGCAGATCCGGCATTGA
- a CDS encoding ABC transporter substrate-binding protein: protein MTLSLSRRVVVCALLAAASYPAFTPRATAFELAEDGKLTVAFTGDMPGSGWQDGKLIGYDGEIMQKIADKLGLKIQPALMEWSGTIASVEAGRVDVMLGTMGWTEKRTKIMTLSEPIHYFKNGIMQSTKTNWDKLSDLEGKKVGTITGFSFVPELKKIKGLELSLYDTSDAAVRDLIAGRIEAVIGDPPVVSYAIKQNPDWNMQFLAFTDQNADFPLLTGLGQVVYGINKKNDDLRQKMDAIIAEMWKSCEMKAIGARYGLSADVWFTPSGDNFRAGVDRPADYKLPSCAAGG from the coding sequence ATGACACTTTCTCTTTCGAGAAGGGTGGTGGTGTGCGCCCTGCTGGCAGCTGCGAGCTATCCCGCGTTCACGCCCAGGGCGACGGCATTTGAACTGGCAGAGGACGGCAAGTTGACGGTGGCCTTCACCGGCGACATGCCGGGCTCCGGCTGGCAGGACGGTAAGTTGATCGGCTATGACGGCGAAATCATGCAGAAGATCGCCGACAAGCTGGGGCTCAAGATTCAGCCGGCGCTGATGGAGTGGTCGGGCACGATCGCCTCGGTTGAGGCCGGCCGCGTCGACGTCATGCTCGGTACCATGGGCTGGACGGAAAAGCGCACGAAGATCATGACGTTGTCCGAGCCGATCCATTACTTCAAGAACGGCATCATGCAGTCGACCAAGACGAACTGGGACAAGCTCTCGGATCTCGAAGGCAAGAAAGTCGGCACCATCACCGGATTCTCTTTCGTGCCTGAATTGAAGAAGATCAAGGGCTTGGAACTGTCGCTCTACGACACGTCAGACGCTGCGGTGCGGGACCTGATCGCAGGTCGCATCGAGGCAGTGATCGGCGATCCGCCGGTTGTCTCCTATGCCATCAAACAGAACCCGGATTGGAACATGCAGTTCCTCGCCTTTACCGACCAGAACGCTGATTTTCCGCTTCTGACCGGCCTCGGACAGGTCGTCTACGGCATCAACAAGAAGAATGATGACCTGCGCCAGAAGATGGACGCCATCATCGCCGAGATGTGGAAGAGCTGCGAAATGAAGGCGATCGGCGCCCGCTACGGCCTGTCTGCCGACGTCTGGTTCACCCCGTCGGGAGACAATTTCCGGGCCGGCGTCGATCGCCCCGCCGACTACAAGCTGCCGTCCTGCGCTGCAGGCGGCTGA
- a CDS encoding GlxA family transcriptional regulator produces the protein MNSDDVPTLSAPTETGYVEWLDGIWSRRLQASRERRPDLSVGILLWPTFPMMSLTGIVEPLRHAADFADNSRPLHCRWSIMGGPGHAVAASCGIRVHADSPYINPTDFDYIVAIGGLLPHLRAASRQHRDYLQVAAAANVPIIGACTGVFVLAQEGLLEGRKASVHPFHAEDFRVAFPRIAFSSRDDFLVDNGRITVPGGVSILSLMTELIRQHCGPDRAAKAVHQLSLTEHKTMSAFDHGRASVFRHVGDTRIQRALVLIESRKGQDVSPEEAARVAGLSPRQFTRLFRQHIGVTPKRFILETRLRYARFLVENGAMSMTEIAFETGFSDSAHLATAFKQKYGHPPTTFR, from the coding sequence ATGAATTCCGATGATGTGCCGACGTTATCCGCACCGACCGAGACGGGGTATGTTGAATGGCTGGACGGGATCTGGTCGCGGCGTCTGCAGGCGTCACGGGAGCGCAGACCGGATCTTTCGGTCGGGATACTGCTGTGGCCAACCTTTCCGATGATGTCGCTTACCGGCATCGTCGAGCCTTTGCGCCATGCAGCCGACTTCGCCGACAACTCCCGCCCGCTCCACTGCCGCTGGTCGATCATGGGTGGACCGGGTCACGCGGTGGCGGCAAGCTGCGGCATTCGCGTGCACGCAGACTCGCCCTATATCAACCCGACGGATTTCGACTACATCGTCGCGATTGGCGGGCTTCTCCCCCACCTGCGGGCTGCATCCCGTCAGCATCGCGACTACTTGCAGGTTGCGGCCGCGGCAAACGTCCCGATCATTGGAGCCTGCACGGGCGTCTTCGTCCTTGCGCAGGAAGGATTGCTTGAGGGCAGGAAAGCCTCTGTCCATCCTTTTCATGCCGAAGATTTCCGCGTCGCCTTTCCACGCATCGCATTTTCGAGCCGCGACGACTTTCTGGTCGACAACGGCCGGATCACCGTACCGGGTGGCGTTTCGATCCTTTCACTGATGACCGAACTCATTCGTCAGCATTGCGGCCCGGACCGGGCAGCCAAGGCCGTGCACCAGCTTTCCCTGACCGAACACAAGACGATGAGCGCTTTCGACCATGGCCGCGCTTCGGTTTTCCGTCATGTTGGCGACACCCGCATACAACGAGCGTTGGTCCTGATTGAAAGCAGAAAGGGGCAAGACGTTTCCCCGGAAGAGGCTGCGCGCGTCGCGGGTCTCTCTCCACGCCAGTTCACCCGGCTTTTCCGGCAGCATATCGGTGTCACGCCAAAACGGTTCATTCTGGAAACCAGGCTGCGTTATGCGCGCTTCCTCGTCGAGAACGGCGCCATGTCCATGACCGAGATCGCATTCGAAACCGGCTTTTCCGATTCGGCTCACCTAGCGACTGCCTTCAAGCAGAAATATGGTCATCCACCGACCACATTCCGGTAA
- a CDS encoding mandelate racemase family protein, translated as MNISEVFVRRFLTTTRRHSDSAGHAHPGPPHKVEQALLTIRTEDGQEGHSFTAPEIVRPHVIEKFAKKVLIGQDHRDRERLWQDLAHWQRGSAAQLTDRTLAAIDCALWDLAGRTTGQPVYKLIGAYRDKVLAYGSIMCGDELEGGLATPEDYGRFAETLVRRGYKGIKLHTWMPPVSWAPDVRMDLKACAAVREAVGPDIRLMIDAFHWYTRSDALALGRGLEKLGFDWIEEPMDEQSMSSYQWLADNLDIPVVGPESAAGKHWHRAEWVKAGACDILRTGVNDVGGITPALKTMRMAECFGMDCEVHGNTAMNLHVVAASKNCRWYERGLLHPFLEYDDGHDYLKSLSDPMDQDGYVHVPDRPGLGEDIDFDFIENNRVG; from the coding sequence ATGAACATTTCCGAAGTTTTCGTCCGGCGATTTCTAACCACAACGCGTCGACACTCCGACAGCGCCGGTCACGCGCATCCCGGTCCGCCGCACAAGGTGGAGCAGGCCCTTTTGACCATCAGAACCGAGGATGGCCAAGAGGGACACTCCTTTACCGCGCCAGAGATCGTTCGGCCGCACGTGATCGAAAAATTCGCCAAGAAGGTCCTGATCGGTCAGGACCATCGCGACCGTGAACGGTTGTGGCAGGACCTCGCGCACTGGCAGCGCGGTTCTGCGGCGCAGTTGACGGACCGCACGCTGGCCGCGATCGATTGCGCCCTTTGGGATCTCGCGGGGCGGACGACCGGCCAGCCTGTATACAAGTTGATCGGGGCTTATCGCGACAAGGTGTTGGCGTACGGATCGATCATGTGCGGCGACGAACTCGAGGGCGGCCTGGCGACGCCCGAGGACTATGGACGTTTTGCTGAAACACTGGTCCGGCGCGGCTACAAGGGGATCAAGTTGCATACCTGGATGCCGCCGGTCAGCTGGGCTCCGGACGTGCGCATGGACCTCAAGGCTTGCGCGGCGGTGCGCGAGGCAGTCGGCCCTGACATCCGACTGATGATCGACGCTTTTCACTGGTATACGCGCAGCGATGCGCTCGCGCTCGGGCGCGGGCTCGAGAAGCTCGGTTTCGACTGGATCGAGGAACCGATGGACGAGCAGTCCATGAGTTCCTACCAGTGGCTAGCAGATAACCTCGACATCCCGGTCGTCGGGCCCGAAAGCGCTGCGGGCAAGCACTGGCACCGTGCGGAATGGGTGAAGGCGGGCGCTTGCGACATTCTGCGGACGGGAGTCAATGATGTTGGCGGCATCACGCCGGCACTCAAGACCATGCGTATGGCGGAGTGCTTTGGCATGGATTGCGAGGTCCACGGCAACACGGCGATGAACCTGCATGTGGTGGCCGCATCCAAGAATTGTCGCTGGTACGAGCGCGGTCTGCTGCACCCCTTCCTCGAATATGACGACGGGCATGACTACTTGAAGTCCCTCTCCGACCCGATGGATCAGGACGGCTACGTGCATGTGCCGGATCGCCCGGGGCTTGGAGAGGACATCGACTTTGACTTCATCGAAAACAACCGCGTCGGATGA